One stretch of Carassius gibelio isolate Cgi1373 ecotype wild population from Czech Republic chromosome B1, carGib1.2-hapl.c, whole genome shotgun sequence DNA includes these proteins:
- the gstcd gene encoding LOW QUALITY PROTEIN: glutathione S-transferase C-terminal domain-containing protein (The sequence of the model RefSeq protein was modified relative to this genomic sequence to represent the inferred CDS: inserted 3 bases in 2 codons), which yields MTTVNGAVSLPLPLPPVLHRVLIITRGQVFKIPLRIFKNYAKNLISYLSVSASQVCQWTRLCELDIPSAVEQHLQNPEVQMCRLPAAIMNVEKGLGEPVKVHNDDKMXRQRLQQQNKGDSQLKGPNKEMESYIQVLSSLLLWRKLSADAVPSPSTRERSDVRKIKTTALPELENVFAEGLYFTLTDVVLLPCIHQYLXKTNKSKAVFISLLINRNSLQRDPVIHSF from the exons ATGACCACTGTTAATGGAGCGgtgtctcttcctcttcctcttcctcctgtcCTACACAGAGTGCTCATCATCACCAGAGGACAAGTGTTTAAAATCCCATTGA ggatatttaaaAATTATGCCAAAAATTTAATCAGTTATTTATCAGTCTCTGCTTCTCAGGTGTGTCAGTGGACTAGACTGTGTGAGCTGGATATTCCCTCTGCAGTGGAGCAACACTTACAAAACCCTGAAGTCCAGATGTGTCGACTTCCTGCTGCGATCATGAACGTAGAAAAGGGGCTAGGGGAGCCTGTCAAGGTTCACAATGATGACAAGAT CCGACAGAGGCTACAACAGCAGAATAAGGGCGATTCTCAGCTAAAAGGCCCTAATAAAGAGATGGAGAGTTACATCCAGGTGTTGAGCTCATTGCTGCTCTGGAGAAAGCTCTCTGCAGATGCAGTTCCTTCTCCCTCCACCAGGGAGCGCTCTGACGTCAGGAAGATCAAGACCACAGCTCTGCCAGAGCTGGAGAATGTGTTTGCAGAAGGACTCTATTTCACTCTCACTGATGTCGTCCTGCTGCCCTGCATCCATCAATACC CTAAAACAAACAAATCGAAAGCAGTTTTTATCTCATTACTTATAAATCGAAATTCTTTACAAAGAGATCCAGTCATTCATTCGTTTTAG